A window of the Brassica oleracea var. oleracea cultivar TO1000 chromosome C1, BOL, whole genome shotgun sequence genome harbors these coding sequences:
- the LOC106297909 gene encoding F-box/kelch-repeat protein At5g38670-like, with the protein MERLIKRDFVSRKRKTTTTTSTTIAEKKKKKKKPTPNTSDEVILLPLPYDLVLMIVARVPILYYRTLPLVSKSFRSMVASPELYKVRSILGLTETCLYVCLRFGLTSYKWHTLSLSSSSSKSSRRYVLARVAADDNDDDSPCNVGLGYSDLVAIGSDIYNIGRADKAFLRPTSGVSILDCKSHTWRKAPRMPVELDELSARVLDGKIYVQGRYHQDGSWKKSFEVFDTNTQTWDLPCCGLDWEGIACCIIDGKLHAVTRFDGVFAFDSKKCRWELVEKYPRTAGDTIFSVSYCEVDSVLYSVSGDGALRWYDSDKTRWRDLKGLVGLPKLPYPLAGRGSFVKLTGYGGGKMMVFWNRNLSSQWLKRDTIFCAEIALERGNGDCWGKLEWYDSVLSVPVVTEFVKVLAVTL; encoded by the coding sequence ATGGAGAGGTTGATCAAGAGGGATTTCGTATCGAGGAAGAGGAAGACAACGACAACTACGAGTACTACTATAGCGGAGAAGAAGAAGAAGAAGAAGAAGCCAACCCCAAACACATCTGATGAAGTGATATTGCTGCCACTTCCATATGATTTGGTACTGATGATCGTGGCACGCGTTCCAATATTATACTATCGGACTCTGCCACTAGTCTCCAAGAGCTTTCGATCTATGGTGGCTTCACCTGAGCTTTACAAGGTTAGGTCAATCTTGGGCCTCACGGAAACTTGTCTCTATGTGTGCTTGAGGTTCGGGTTAACTTCTTACAAGTGGCACACCCTCTCCCTCTCCTCCTCCTCCTCCAAGAGTAGCCGCCGCTATGTTTTGGCTAGAGTCGCCGCTGATGATAATGATGATGATTCTCCTTGTAATGTGGGTTTGGGTTATTCAGATCTTGTGGCTATTGGTTCTGATATCTACAACATCGGCCGAGCAGATAAAGCCTTTCTACGGCCCACCTCTGGGGTCTCGATTCTTGATTGCAAGTCTCACACGTGGCGCAAGGCTCCACGCATGCCAGTGGAGCTAGATGAGCTTTCCGCCAGGGTCCTTGATGGAAAGATATATGTGCAAGGACGCTATCATCAAGATGGTTCGTGGAAGAAGTCGTTCGAGGTGTTCGACACGAATACTCAAACTTGGGATCTTCCTTGCTGCGGATTGGATTGGGAGGGGATCGCTTGTTGTATTATTGACGGAAAGCTCCACGCGGTAACTCGCTTTGATGGGGTGTTTGCTTTCGATTCGAAGAAATGTAGATGGGAGCTCGTTGAAAAGTATCCAAGGACGGCTGGTGATACTATATTTTCAGTTTCTTACTGCGAGGTTGATAGTGTTCTGTATTCTGTGTCTGGAGACGGAGCTCTGAGATGGTATGACTCCGACAAGACAAGGTGGAGAGATTTGAAGGGTTTGGTAGGGCTGCCTAAGTTGCCCTATCCTCTTGCTGGTCGTGGCTCTTTTGTTAAATTGACTGGTTATGGTGGTGGGAAGATGATGGTGTTCTGGAATAGAAATTTAAGCAGTCAGTGGCTTAAAAGGGACACCATATTTTGTGCGGAGATAGCGCTTGAAAGAGGCAATGGAGATTGTTGGGGGAAACTTGAGTGGTACGA